The following are encoded in a window of Rosa chinensis cultivar Old Blush chromosome 4, RchiOBHm-V2, whole genome shotgun sequence genomic DNA:
- the LOC112198690 gene encoding meiotic recombination protein DMC1 homolog has translation MVFRAEDQSQLQLVKRQDIDDEDDLFEVIDKLIAQGINAGDVKKLQEAGIYTCNGLMMHTKKNLTGIKGLSEAKVDKICEAAEKIVNFGYSNGSDALTRRKSVIRITTESQALDELLGGGIETRAITEAFGEFRSGKTQLAHTHCITTQLPTNMHGGNGKVAYNKEFDSHKCKAEKERHCASKKNDFNAHNHKDKEGSKKDFNAHGSWLMFFMMLLLKRKVEPKATNVDKVLNASKEDCDAFNHSVGVCW, from the exons ATGGTCTTCAGAGCCGAAGATCAAAGCCAGCTACAGCTCGTTAAACGCCAAGACATCGACGACGAAGACGACCTCTTCGAAGTGATCGATAAGC TGATTGCTCAGGGAATCAATGCCGGAGATGTTAAGAAGCTTCAGGAGGCAGGGATCTACACTTGCAATGGTTTGATGATGCACACCAAGAAG AACTTGACGGGAATTAAAGGTTTATCTGAGGCCAAAGTTGATAAGATTTGTGAAGCTGCTGAGAAGATAGTG aacTTTGGATATAGTAATGGGAGTGATGCTCTAACCAGA AGGAAGTCTGTGATTCGCATTACGACTGAGAGCCAAGCACTTGATGAACTATTAGGCG GTGGGATTGAAACTCGAGCAATCACAGAAGCCTTTGGGGAATTTAG GTCTGGGAAAACACAGCTTGCGCACACACACTGCATAACTACACAA CTTCCTACTAACATGCATGGAGGGAATGGAAAGGTTGCTTACAACAAGGAATTCGATTCTCACAAGTGTAAGGCTGAGAAGGAACGCCACTGTGCAAGCAAGAAGAATGACTTCAATGCTCACAACCATAAGGATAAGGAGGGAAGCAAGAAAGACTTCAATGCTCATGGATCCTGGTTAATGTTCTTTATGAT GTTGCTGCTGAAAAGGAAGGTTGAACCAAAAGCAACAAATGTGGACAAAGTTCTTAATGCGAGCAAGGAGGACTGTGATGCTTTCAACCATTCTGTTGGAGTCTGCTGGTAG